Proteins from a genomic interval of Gossypium hirsutum isolate 1008001.06 chromosome A09, Gossypium_hirsutum_v2.1, whole genome shotgun sequence:
- the LOC121206311 gene encoding 40S ribosomal protein S4-like: MARGLKKHLKRLNAPRHWMLDKLGGAFAPKPSSGPHKSRECLPLVLILRNRLKYALTYREVIAILMQRHVMVDGKVRTDKTYPAGFMDVVSIPKTNEDFRLLYDTKGRFRLHAITGDESKFKLCKVRSVQFGQKGIPYLNTYDGRTIRYPDPLIKANDTIKLDLESNKIVDFIKFDVGNVVMVTGGRNRGRVGVIKNREKHKGSFETIHVQDAAGHEFATRLGNVFTIGKGTKLWVLLPKGKGIKLSIIEEARKRLAAQSAA; the protein is encoded by the exons GCTAGAGGGTTGAAGAAACATTTGAAGAGGCTCAATGCTCCTAGGCATTGGATGCTTGACAAACTTGGCGGTGCattt GCACCAAAGCCATCATCTGGACCTCACAAATCCAGGGAATGCTTACCACTAGTTCTCATTCTTCGAAACAGATTAAAATATGCTCTGACATATAGAGAAGTGATTGCTATTCTTATGCAGAGGCATGTTATGGTAGATGGGAAGGTTAGAACTGATAAGACTTATCCAGCTGGTTTCATGG ATGTTGTGTCAATTCCAAAGACAAATGAGGACTTCCGTCTCCTTTATGATACAAAAGGACGATTCCGCCTTCATGCCATCACCGGTGATGAGTCCAAG TTTAAGCTCTGTAAAGTTCGGTCTGTCCAGTTTGGCCAGAAGGGTATTCCATACCTCAATACTTATGATGGCCGAACAATCCGCTACCCAGATCCATTGATCAAGGCTAATGATACCATCAAGCTTGACTTAGAGAGCAACAAAATTGTCGATTTCATCAAGTTTGATGTCGGGAATGTTGTCATGGTCACTGGAGGAAGGAACAGGGGACGTGTTGGAGTGATTAAGAACAGAGAGAAGCATAAGGGTAGCTTTGAGACAATCCATGTTCAAGATGCTGCTGGCCACGAGTTTGCAACCCGTCTTGGCAATGTGTTTACAATTGGTAAGGGGACAAAGCTGTGGGTTTTGCTTCCTAAGGGCAAGGGTATCAAGTTGTCGATCATTGAGGAAGCCCGGAAGAGGCTTGCAGCCCAATCCGCTGcgtaa